In the Calditrichota bacterium genome, one interval contains:
- a CDS encoding DUF819 family protein, with product MEPLITNDAVVLGILLTILAVVFKTSSIDTPFWKKFYTFIPTVLLCYFIPSIFNSLGIISGEHSQLYFMASRYLLPSSLVLLTLSVDINAIIKLGWRAIVMFLTGTIGIVIGGPIAILIISFFAPDVVGGAGPEAVWRGLTTIAGSWIGGGANQTAMREVFEVSDKLFSQMLPVDIIIGYLWMGVLLYGAGINKKIDNWLKADVTAIDDLRVRVEKYRASIAHIPTVKEITIILAFAFGTTGIAHFLADIIAPWLASNLPFLKDFGLTSTFFWIVVIATTGGLILSFTKARKLEGAGASNIGTIFLYILIAAIGMSMDLTAIVENPGLFLVGIVWIMIHVVLLFIVGKLIKAPFFFIAVGSQANVGGTASAPIVASAFHTALAPVGVLLAVLGYVVGTYGAILTGWLMQIVAP from the coding sequence ATGGAACCATTGATTACAAATGACGCCGTTGTTCTAGGTATTTTGCTGACCATTCTTGCTGTTGTTTTTAAAACCTCAAGCATTGATACTCCATTTTGGAAAAAGTTTTATACGTTTATTCCAACCGTTTTATTATGCTATTTTATACCGTCTATTTTTAATTCGCTTGGTATAATTTCCGGTGAGCATTCACAGTTATATTTTATGGCTTCCCGCTATTTACTTCCTTCCAGCCTGGTTCTTCTTACACTTAGTGTAGATATTAATGCTATTATCAAACTTGGCTGGCGGGCAATTGTTATGTTCTTAACCGGCACAATAGGAATAGTTATCGGTGGCCCGATCGCAATTCTTATAATCTCATTTTTTGCACCCGATGTAGTTGGAGGCGCTGGCCCGGAAGCTGTTTGGCGTGGTTTAACAACCATTGCCGGAAGTTGGATTGGTGGCGGCGCAAACCAAACAGCTATGCGCGAAGTTTTTGAAGTAAGTGATAAACTATTTTCCCAAATGCTTCCTGTTGATATAATAATCGGTTATTTGTGGATGGGCGTTTTGCTTTATGGAGCAGGGATTAACAAAAAAATTGATAATTGGCTAAAGGCCGATGTAACAGCCATTGATGACTTACGCGTTAGAGTTGAAAAATACAGGGCAAGTATTGCGCATATTCCAACTGTTAAAGAAATCACCATAATTTTGGCATTTGCTTTTGGAACAACGGGCATTGCCCATTTTTTAGCAGATATCATTGCCCCATGGCTTGCATCAAATCTGCCCTTTTTAAAAGATTTTGGACTAACCTCTACATTTTTCTGGATTGTTGTAATTGCAACTACCGGTGGTTTAATCCTTTCCTTTACAAAAGCACGGAAATTAGAAGGTGCCGGCGCATCCAATATTGGAACAATTTTTTTATATATCCTGATTGCAGCTATTGGCATGAGTATGGATTTAACAGCTATTGTAGAAAATCCCGGCCTTTTTCTTGTTGGTATAGTCTGGATTATGATCCACGTTGTCTTACTTTTTATTGTCGGTAAACTAATCAAAGCGCCATTCTTTTTTATCGCAGTTGGTAGCCAGGCTAATGTAGGTGGCACAGCTTCCGCACCGATTGTTGCATCGGCATTTCATACAGCACTGGCACCGGTTGGAGTATTACTGGCAGTATTAGGTTACGTTGTTGGAACCTATGGCGCGATCTTGACAGGTTGGTTAATGCAGATTGTTGCTCCATAA
- a CDS encoding T9SS type A sorting domain-containing protein, with amino-acid sequence MFLKTLVLFSFLGSLAFAQLCPRYYHILNKCGYYNEFAVWDDDNSTFTVQVDNDNITSPESCTSCTGPADPYYFVSYASDTDPRAAVSPYIINEGEWHRVVITKNSQTTKVYYKQLSMAQSGGHSPDYVINTDGTGYDKAPSDAVVSWDSILKTSPPSDWYVPDVGSLSGNNYNLFWSHSWEQNVPQTQYEIYRSNSFNGPYTKIATTSTLSYSALPFPNRYYKVKAKLDGKLSQNFSNTVLLPMLSKTSVKTEKETGVIPQEYKLYNNYPNPFNPSTKITFEIPKESDVKITIYDLNGSIVSTLVNRFFTSGKYTLTYNAEGLPSGTYFYKLETNYYSETKKMVLMK; translated from the coding sequence ATGTTTTTAAAAACTTTAGTTTTATTTAGTTTTTTAGGAAGTTTGGCATTTGCACAACTATGCCCTAGGTACTACCACATTTTAAATAAATGTGGTTATTATAATGAATTTGCTGTTTGGGATGATGACAATAGTACTTTTACTGTACAAGTTGATAACGATAATATTACATCACCCGAATCATGTACTAGTTGTACGGGTCCTGCTGATCCTTACTATTTTGTTTCATACGCTTCAGATACTGATCCTAGAGCAGCTGTTTCGCCATATATTATTAATGAAGGTGAATGGCACCGAGTGGTTATTACAAAAAATTCACAAACAACAAAAGTGTATTATAAACAATTGTCAATGGCTCAATCTGGCGGGCATTCTCCTGATTATGTTATTAATACAGATGGAACAGGATATGATAAAGCCCCTTCAGATGCTGTCGTTAGTTGGGATAGTATCTTAAAAACGAGTCCGCCATCTGATTGGTATGTGCCAGATGTAGGTTCACTTAGTGGTAATAATTACAATCTTTTTTGGTCACATTCTTGGGAACAAAATGTACCACAAACACAATACGAAATTTATCGTTCAAATTCATTTAATGGACCCTATACTAAAATAGCTACAACTTCAACCCTTTCGTATAGTGCACTTCCATTTCCAAACCGTTATTATAAAGTAAAAGCAAAATTGGATGGAAAATTGAGCCAGAATTTTTCAAACACAGTACTATTACCAATGCTTTCAAAAACATCTGTTAAAACAGAAAAAGAAACAGGAGTTATACCTCAAGAATATAAATTATATAATAATTATCCAAACCCATTTAATCCATCGACTAAAATTACTTTTGAAATCCCAAAGGAATCTGATGTAAAAATAACAATTTATGACTTAAATGGAAGTATTGTTTCTACTTTAGTGAATAGGTTTTTTACAAGCGGAAAATACACTTTAACTTATAATGCAGAGGGCCTTCCTTCAGGTACATATTTCTATAAGCTTGAAACAAATTATTATTCCGAAACGAAAAAAATGGTTTTGATGAAATAA